Part of the Crossiella cryophila genome, GCTGATCGCGCCGCGGCTGGCCTGGACCGCCTCGGCGATCTCCTCGGCCGACTGCTGCGGCGGATCGCACACCAGCAGCCAGCCCAGCACCCGCCCCGGCATCAGCGGCACGCCCTGTTCCTGGAAGAACAGGCCCACCTCATCCGCGTACTCGTGCAACTCCGTGCGCTTCACCCGGCTAACGGTACGCCTGTCGGTCTGAAGTTTCAAACATTTCTGAAAGTTGGTGGAGATGTCGGTTTGACTGTCGGGGGTAACGGATAGCCTCGGTCGCACGACGCTCAGCCGGGACCGTCAATCCCTTGGGGGAGTTCGTGGTGGCGAACCAGACGACAACCGATGATCCGGCCCTGCGCATCGTCGACCCGCCCCGGTCGGCCTTCCGCCGACGACGTTTCCTGGTGCCCTTCTGGGCAGCCGCCCTGGTCGCCCTCGCGGGCACCATCACGCTGATCATCTCCGGCACCACCACACTGCCGTTCAACCGGACGGTGGTGCTGGAGGGCAAACTGGCCTCGAAGGCGGAGTTCTTCGCCGACCCGCAGGTGCAGCGGATCCTGATGCGGCACGGCCTCCAGGTGCACCTGACCAAGGCGGGCTCCCGGGACATCGCGAACAACGACGTCAGCGGCTACGACTTCGTCTTCCCCTCCGGCCAGCCGGCCGCGGTGCTGATCCGCAACCAGCGGCAGCGGGACAAGCAGTACTTCAAGGTGTTCAAGCCCTTCTTCAGCCCGCTGATCCTGGCCACCTTCCGGAGCTACGCGGAGAAGCTGGCCACGGTGGGCAAGGCGGCCACCGGCCAGCAGGGGCCGGAGGTGGCCAAGGAGTACTACTTCAACCTGAACGTGACCAAGTTCGTCGGGCTGATGGAGGACCGGCGGACCTGGGCGGATCTGGGGCTGCCCAACGGGAACCGGGTGCTGGCGCAGAGTTCGGACGTGTGCTGGTCCAACTCGGCCGGGGTGTACCTGGGGCTGATCGCCTTCGTGGCCAACGGCAACCAGGTCCCGGTGACCGAGACCGAGGCGCTCCGGCTGGCAGACCGGATCAAACCCTGGCTGACCAGCCAGGGCCTGGCAAACGAGGAGGTCGCCCGGCTGTACTTCGCGCCGGAGGGCCGCGGCCTGGCCCCGGTGGCGGTGATCTACGAACACCAGTTCCTGGCCCACCAGATGCGGGTCAAGGAGCAGACCGGCGCCCTGGACGAGCAGCGGGTGCTGCTCTACCCGGAGGCGCAGCTGCAGACCGTGCCCGAGCTGATCGCGCTCACCCCCGAGGGGGCCAGGCTCGGCGAGCTGATCGCCACCCTGCCCGAACTGCGTGCCCGCGCCCTGGCGCTGGGCCTGCGGGTGCTCGAACCCGACGGCACCCTGTCCAACGGCCAGCTCTCCGAACAACTCAGCCGCAGCGGGCTGCCGGTGCCGCTGACCGGGGTCGGCGACACCGAGACCTTCCTGCCCTCGGTGCCGCTGCTGGAGAAGATGATCACCCGGGTCGGCGAGTGCCCCGAGGTGCCCCGGTGAGGCGCCTGCTCGCGGCCGGACTGGTGCTCGGGTTGGTGGCCGGATGCGCGGGCAGCGGACCCGAGCCGGTGACGCTGTCCGTGCTGGCCAGCTCCGAGCTGGCCGATCTGGCGCCGGTGCTGGCCGAGTTGAAGAAGGACACCGGCATCGACCTGGCCATGGACTACCGCGGCACGGTCGAGGCCAGCAACTCGCTGACGCCCGGCCAGTACAAACACGACCTGGCCTGGCTGTCCTCCGACCGGTTCTTCCAGCTCCGCACCCGCAAGACCGGCACTCACGGCCCCGCCCCCCTGGCCACCCGCACCATGCTGTCCCCGCTGGTCGTGGGCCTGCCCGCGAGCAAGGCCAGGAAACTGCGGGACAGCGTGCCCGGCGGCCAGCCGACCTGGGCGGACCTGGCCGCGCGGGCCGCGGCGGGGGAGTTCCGCTTCGGCATGGCCGACCCGCACATCACCGGCAGCGGCCTGGCCGCGCTGATCGGGGTGGCCACCGCCGCCGCGGGCACCGGAGTCTCGCTGCGACCGGAGGACGTGGCCTGCGACAAACTGCGCGGCTTCTTCACCGGCCGCGCCTTCACCGCGCAGAGCACCCCCGCCCTGACCGAGGAGTACGTCAAACGCCAGGGCGAGGTGGACGCGATCGTCAGCTACGAATCAGTACTGCTGTCCCTCCAGACCACCGGAAAACTCAAGGAACCCCTGGAACTGATCTACCCACGGGACGGCATCGTCCTAGCCGACTACCCACTCCTCCTGCTGGACAACGACAAACGCGCCGCCTACGACCGGTTGACCGAGTGGCTGCGGTCCGAACGGGTGCAACGGCTGATCATGGAACGAACCGCCCGGCGCCCCATAGACCCCGCGCTGTCCCGCACCGAACAACTCCGCCCGGAGATCGGCAACTCGCTGTACTTCCCGGACCGCCAGGAGGTCGTGGACACCCTGCTCGCCGCCTACGATCGGGCCACCAGCGGAGCCGGACGACAGGTGGTGTTCGTGCTGGACTTCTCCGCCTCCATGGCGGGCAGCCGGATCGAGGCACTGCGGGCGGCGTTCAAGGAGTTGAGCGGTGCGGGCGGCTTCGACCGCTTCCACCGCGGCGAGACCATCACCGTGCTCCGCTTCGCCGGGCAGGTGCTGGAGGAGAAGACGGTCACCGTGTCCGGCCCTGGGGATCTGGACACGGTGAACCGCCTGCTGGCCACCGAGGAACTGGGCAAGGGCACCGCGATCTGGTCCGCGCTGGACCACGCCTACCGCACGGTCAAGGGCGAGGCATCGATCGTGCTGATGACCGACGGCGAGAACAACGCGGGCATCAGCCTCGCCGATTTCCTGCGCAACCGGGAGCACGCGCCCGAGGGAAAGTCGGTGCGCACATACGCGATCCGGTTCGGCACAGCCGATCCGGTGGAACTGACCAGGGCGGCGCAGGCCACCGGCGGCCGGATGGTGGACGCCGCCCAGACCTCGCTGCTCGCGGCGGTGAAGGAGATCCGGGGCTGTGGATAACGAACTGTGGTGGTCGGTCTGGGGCTTCTGGGCGGTGATCTGGCTGGCCACCGCCGTAGCGCTACTGATCATGCTGATCACCCTGGGCCTGGCCCTACGCGCCAACCGCCGCCCCGCCGCCTTCCCCGACCTGGCCTTCTACCTGCACGAGAAGTCGGTGATGAACCTCTACCTCTCCGGCGGCTACGGCGACGCGCTACGCCGGGAGGTCCAGGAAAAGGTGGACACAGCCAAATCCCGCTGGTTCGGCCTCAAACTCTTCCGCGGCGGTGCGGGCGCCAACCACAGCGCCGGCCGCGAAGTGGTAACCCGCTACATAGCCCAAAACCAACCCATAGCAGTGATCGGCGACGTCCTCCGAGCCCTGGAATCCGCCAACGGCGTAGTCCACGTAGACCTCCGCCGAGGCACCATCCGCCGCAGCCCCGCCCTGTCCAACGCCCTGACCAGCCTCGACCCCGACCACGCCCCCCAGCAAACCCCACTCCGCCACCTGGACCGCTACGTCTCCATCCGAGGCCAATTCCGCCTCCTCAACCGCACCGGCGCCCCCGCCACCTTCCAAGCCGCCTACGGCACCCCCGAAACCACCACCATCGAAGCCACCATGCGCCTGGACTGCCACCCAGACGACCTCCGCTACGACCAGGTCCCCGAAGGCTGGTTCCAAGCCCGCTGCCTAGGCAAAGTCCAATCCTGGCACCCAGAAACCCAAGAACTGACAGTCCTCCCCATCGCCATCTTCCAATAACCCCAAGATCAACCCGAGTG contains:
- a CDS encoding vWA domain-containing protein — translated: MRRLLAAGLVLGLVAGCAGSGPEPVTLSVLASSELADLAPVLAELKKDTGIDLAMDYRGTVEASNSLTPGQYKHDLAWLSSDRFFQLRTRKTGTHGPAPLATRTMLSPLVVGLPASKARKLRDSVPGGQPTWADLAARAAAGEFRFGMADPHITGSGLAALIGVATAAAGTGVSLRPEDVACDKLRGFFTGRAFTAQSTPALTEEYVKRQGEVDAIVSYESVLLSLQTTGKLKEPLELIYPRDGIVLADYPLLLLDNDKRAAYDRLTEWLRSERVQRLIMERTARRPIDPALSRTEQLRPEIGNSLYFPDRQEVVDTLLAAYDRATSGAGRQVVFVLDFSASMAGSRIEALRAAFKELSGAGGFDRFHRGETITVLRFAGQVLEEKTVTVSGPGDLDTVNRLLATEELGKGTAIWSALDHAYRTVKGEASIVLMTDGENNAGISLADFLRNREHAPEGKSVRTYAIRFGTADPVELTRAAQATGGRMVDAAQTSLLAAVKEIRGCG